CGAGCTACAAGCGAGGCGATCGGGTCATGCTGCTCCAGGAAATTGGACTCAAGCGTGGTGGTCCGCGCGGATTCTGGCATGGGCGAGTGGATGCCGCGCAACTGGATCGCCTCGTCACGGCATTCCCCGGCAAGGTGAGTGCGGCCGCTGCTGGTTCCGAATCCACGTCCGCCGTGGACAGCGCGACAGATCAGTCCATGGCCGTTTCCGAAACATCCATCGACGCGATTGAGGAAGCTGTGGGGACGCGACGCCGCCGGTGACCGAGCGCACCATCTCGCCCGAGGCTTCGATGCCCCACTCGGTAGTTCAGGCAACCGCTCAGCCGGCGCCGCCGCCGGCCTTTCCCTCTACCCAGTTGCCTCAAGCACCGTTCTCTTGGCCCCGACGTGTTTGTACGGGTCGAGCCGGGGGTGACGGCGAGAAGGCGCAGTGACCGCGCCAGGTTGCCGTGAAGCGGCAATCTTGCGCTTCCCCTGGTAGTTTTGTATCACCGGCACAAGACACAGGTGTCGCCGAAGCGTCTGAAATTATTGAACTTGCTGGCGAATTTTTTGATTTGGTAGGGAGTCCCTCTCCCGCTACCATCTTTCCCCACACTCCTTGGAGGCGGTTTGGATAAGCCGTTTCCCCAAGAGGAGCGTTGAGCCGGCCCGCTATCTCCACGGTCATACCCCAGGCGCCCGGGATCCCGGAAGACGGTGACCGTCTCGACCAGATCTCTAATGGCTTCGGCGGCCTCGCCGTCGCCCCCACTGACACCCTTCGCGAGCGCCTCCTCGAGCCGGCTGAGTTGTTCCTCATATCGCTTGAGGATGGCCGGATGTAGCGCGACTTCCTTTGCGACTGGTGGTTCGCTCCGCTCTTCAGATATTCGGCCGCGTTCGGCACCGAGGGCAGTTGATCGCGGGCCGAGAACGGATTGATCGCCGTGCCCTTTTGCGATCGCATCCACCAGCCGTTCGATTTCCCGGTTCAATTGAGCGAGCTGCTGCTCAAGACGCTGCCTTTTTGCGTTTTGATGTGATTGCGAGGCGCTTTCGCTCTTCAAGATAGGTCCGCTCGTACTCTGCGATAACTTTCGGTGCGCGCAATTCGGCCTTTAGTCCGCTGAGAACTGCGCTCTCGACTGTGTCTAAGGTCTTTGCATCAGGGCACGTGCCGCTCTCCGTCGCCGCTGAGCAGCGAATGCGAACGCGTCCCGATTTGTCTTTTCCATTGGTTGACATGCCGGCGCCGCACGAACCGTAACGGAGCAGACCAGACAGCATCCGGCGCGGCCGGCGTTGGTGGCAAGGATGGGTTTGACCGCGCTCGCCTTTGCGTTTCTGAGCCGCCGCGAATAGTTCGGGGTTGATAATCGCAAGATGCGGCACTTCGGCAACATGCCACTCGCTCCGCGGGTCGGGGCGTGACAGTCGCTTTCCGGTGTCAGGATCTTTCACCATCCTGACCTTGTTCCAAGTAAGACGCCCTACATAAAGCTCGTTCTGTAGGATACCGGCACCCCGCTCGAGATTGCCGTTGATAGTCGAGGCATTCCATGCCCGGCCTCGCGGAGGTGATACTCCCTCCTTGTTGAGATCGTGCGCGATTTCGCGAGGGGTGCGACCTTCGCCGTATTCCTGAGAGATGCGGCGAATGACATGCGCCTCAGCCTCGACAATGACCCGCTCGCCGCGTCTTCCGGCGAGCGCGGCATATCCGTACGTCAGGCCCCCTTCAGCCAAGCCTTGCTTGACTCGTCCAGCAAGGCCACGACGCACCTTATGAGCGTTGTCCTCGCGATAGAGCTGCCCGACCAAACCGCGAAGGCCAACCAGCACGGTATTGACGACGCCTTCATGAACCGCCCGGATCTCAATCCCAAGAAAGGATAGCCGCTTGTGAATGCCAGCGAGGTCTTCCATGTCGCGGGAGAGACGATCAAGGGCTTCAACGATGACAATATCAAAGGATTTCTCTCTTGCATCGTCCAACAGCTGCAGCAAGCCGTTGCGTCCCATTACTGAGCCACCGGAGCGGGCCCGATCTTCATCGGTGCCGACGATGCTTAATCCTTCGCGGCTTGCATAGCTTTGACAAAGCGAAAGCTGATCCTCAATCGATCGCTCGTTCTGAAGGTCTGTCGAGAATCGGGCATAGATCGCCGCTCTCTTTTTTTG
This genomic stretch from Bradyrhizobium sp. CCGB12 harbors:
- a CDS encoding recombinase family protein, which encodes MEQKKRAAIYARFSTDLQNERSIEDQLSLCQSYASREGLSIVGTDEDRARSGGSVMGRNGLLQLLDDAREKSFDIVIVEALDRLSRDMEDLAGIHKRLSFLGIEIRAVHEGVVNTVLVGLRGLVGQLYREDNAHKVRRGLAGRVKQGLAEGGLTYGYAALAGRRGERVIVEAEAHVIRRISQEYGEGRTPREIAHDLNKEGVSPPRGRAWNASTINGNLERGAGILQNELYVGRLTWNKVRMVKDPDTGKRLSRPDPRSEWHVAEVPHLAIINPELFAAAQKRKGERGQTHPCHQRRPRRMLSGLLRYGSCGAGMSTNGKDKSGRVRIRCSAATESGTCPDAKTLDTVESAVLSGLKAELRAPKVIAEYERTYLEERKRLAITSKRKKAAS